Part of the Aquimarina sp. MAR_2010_214 genome is shown below.
GGTATTTTCTGTCGGTTCTATAATTAGCACAAAGATTTGCAATACATGAACAACTATTACCGACAGGTCTCCAACCTGTGGTACAACCCATATTTTCTAAAGTAGATTTTTTTAGGTTGTTGGCATTTATTTTCTCTAATGGAGTCAATAAGAATATAGATACTAAAATTGCACATGCTAAGGCAAATGAAGTTTTTAAAAACTGTCCTTTTGATTTTAAGAAATACTTTTTCATGATTTGTTGTATTTAACTGATTAATAAATTGTTATTCAGTATAAAATTACTAACCAACCATCATGTGCAGGATATAAAAAACCTTGTAAAACGTTAACTTAAATTATTCTTTACTCTTTTTTATTCAAGTTTCGGTATTTAGAAGGTGTAGTAGAGGTGTGTTTTGTAAAAGCCTTATAAAAAGTTACCTTATTATTGAAACCCGACTCTGTTGCTATAGCTTCTATTTTGTAAATATTGTATGTAGTGTCTTTCAATAATTTTTGAGAATAGGCTATCCTGTATTTGTTTACGTAGTCGTTAAAATTTTCTTGAATGAGTTCAGAAAAAGTTTGTGAAATTTGATAAGGTTTCACATTAAGTTCTTTGGCCAAATAACCAATGGTAAGATCATTTTTTAAAAATATTAAATGATGAATAAACAGCTCAGTAATTTTCTTTTGAATTTGAGCCATGCCATCATAATCCAATGTAGAATTTGAGTATTTTTTCTTAATCTCGTTAAGAAATTGAGGGTTTGTATAGAGAATAATCCCAACAACAAAAATCATGGTATTATTAAACAAATAATAATAAGCAAATTGGCGCCATCCATCGGCAAATAAAGTAAGGAATGAAATAATTATAGTAGAACAGATGTATATAATCGCAAGCGTAAATAGATATACTAATACATTTGATGATAGTTTTGCCCGGTTTTTTATGGTTATATAAATAACGCCAATTGCATATAATAGTTGATGAATG
Proteins encoded:
- a CDS encoding AraC family transcriptional regulator codes for the protein MTIIRYFLLIQALTILFISGGIFFKHSKNLKSWTIAFFSGIFGLEIFVFLYGTSKLSIVYPQFLGWFYFDMGFLYGPFLWFHFQSFIYDKNRYSKIDGLHFIAFIIIYILIIDILMLPNEERLQYMRERFLDQIMPINYARAIHQLLYAIGVIYITIKNRAKLSSNVLVYLFTLAIIYICSTIIISFLTLFADGWRQFAYYYLFNNTMIFVVGIILYTNPQFLNEIKKKYSNSTLDYDGMAQIQKKITELFIHHLIFLKNDLTIGYLAKELNVKPYQISQTFSELIQENFNDYVNKYRIAYSQKLLKDTTYNIYKIEAIATESGFNNKVTFYKAFTKHTSTTPSKYRNLNKKE